Proteins co-encoded in one Papaver somniferum cultivar HN1 chromosome 5, ASM357369v1, whole genome shotgun sequence genomic window:
- the LOC113279409 gene encoding uncharacterized protein LOC113279409 yields MPDLKGVFTVSSAKELVRQKYPIMEGSSLLWRKEIHPVLAAQNWKFMRGVCATYDLLEARFKIPLASKCCLCGIAEETLDHVLFSCSFAARAWTWISQIFGLTPNNNRIICFKAAKGKSQMVRELWLLANLVIKSELWALRNKGVFEQKKPNWNMFFKHVLKLIQDYSVRLKGYMNNCAEDIVILDYFRVQHRWVKFQQPIECFWHPPENNEIQLCCDGAARGNPCRAGAGVVARDSSCNITGAMSIGLGVTTNYLAELYGIITGMEWATRWGVRRICIHSDSSSVVEAFNNSNLPWFSRRRWLQVCRNYDSIKFIHTYREANFAADTVAKRGCYLDNEVGVHYDGRPSFLFSVEFPNVA; encoded by the coding sequence ATGCCTGATCTCAAGGGTGTATTCACTGTCAGTTCAGCTAAGGAATTGGTGCGCCAGAAATATCCAATTATGGAGGGTTCTTCGCTGCTTTGGAGGAAAGAAATACATCCAGTTTTAGCTGCTCAAAACTGGAAATTTATGCGTGGAGTCTGTGCTACTTATGACTTGCTAGAGGCGCGTTTCAAAATTCCGCTAGCTAGCAAGTGCTGTCTTTGTGGAATCGCTGAAGAAACTTTAGATCATGTGTTGTTCAGCTGTAGTTTTGCAGCTCGTGCTTGGACATGGATTTCGCAAATTTTTGGTCTAACTCCTAATAACAATCGCATTATTTGTTTTAAGGCAGCTAAGGGAAAGAGTCAGATGGTGCGTGAGTTGTGGCTGCTTGCTAATCTTGTGATTAAATCTGAACTTTGGGCTTTGAGAAACAAGGGCGTCTTTGAGCAAAAAAAGCCAAACTGGAACATGTTTTTTAAACATGTTTTGAAGCTGATTCAGGACTACTCGGTGCGGCTAAAGGGGTACATGAATAATTGTGCTGAAGATATTGTTATCTTGGATTACTTTCGAGTTCAACATAGGTgggtcaaatttcaacaaccgatTGAATGTTTTTGGCATCCTCCCGAAAACAATGAAATCcaattatgttgtgatggtgcggcgAGAGGGAATCCGTGCAGGGCTGGTGCTGGTGTGGTAGCTAGGGATTCTTCTTGTAATATTACTGGTGCTATGTCTATTGGCTTGGGTGTCACTACTAATTATCTGGCAGAATTATATGGCATTATTACTGGGATGGAATGGGCTACAAGATGGGGAGTTAGGCGTATTTGCATTCATTCAGACTCTTCTAGTGTGGTGGAGGCTTTCAATAATTCTAATCTGCCTTGGTTTTCAAGACGGAGGTGGTTACAAGTGTGTAGGAATTATGATTCTATAAAATTTATTCATACCTACagggaggcaaattttgcagcggaTACTGTGGCTAAGCGAGGTTGTTATCTGGATAACGAAGTAGGAGTTCACTATGATGGAAGACCCAGTTTTTTGTTTTCTGTTGAATTTCCAAATGTTGCTTAg